The window AAGAAATCTAGATGGCATTTATGTTTAAACTGTTCATCAAAATCGTAAGCAAATATTCTAGGTGATGCAAACCTTATGGAGGGGAAGTAACTAGAACTTTGATAACATAAGACAAACGAAGTGCGTAGTCTCTATTTGAAAAATGTATTATAAATAATCAGGCATAAAAAAACGCCACCTGAGCGAAGCAAAGCGATTGTAGCTTTGGTGTAGCGCAAGACAAACGAAGTGCGTAGTCTCTATTTGAAAAATGTATTATAAATAATCAGGCATAAAAAAACGCCACCTAAGTGACGTTTCTTTATGCTTGTAGGGTTGCCATCTTTTGCCAGTATTGGGCTTTCAAAGAGTCTCGCTCTACTCGAAAACCTTGATAGTACAATTCTGCTAGAAATAAAGCTGCTTTACCGTGACCTGCTTGTGCAACTTGTTCAAGATCTTTTACAGCGTCTTGAAAGTTTTTTTGCGATTGAATTGTATTTACCGCATTTGCATACACATGCTCTAGTTCATGTTGTGTAAAATGTTGAATCATATATAACTCCTTATTTTAATTATGATTACCGCATATTCTATTCAAAGCTACATTGCTCTGAATTTAAGCTAATTTATCACTTGTTTGTGAAGTTATTATGACAAAATTAATTGAATTGTCAAATAACTATCGTGACTGAACAGATCTTTATTTACTTTTAAAAGAAGCTTACACGATGAAACATTCTCTACAAATAATTTTAAGTAAAATCAAAGTGAGAAGAATAGAAAAGGAGAAAAATATGTCACATACAATTGATGGTTTAAGTTTTGATATGCCACCAACTGAGAACCAAATTATTGCCTTAGCACATCATCATCGTAAGTTACTTGACGAGGCCGTTTTTCATCAAGAGATTCATCTTGGCGATTATTGTTTAGCACAACGTAAGCGTGTTTATGATTTTGCGATAAATCTTAGTCCAGAAGAAAAAGATCGCTTTTATGAAATTTATAATGGTGAGTTACTTCGAATTGCAGATGAAGATGATTTGCACCCCGCAGACGCTGAAAGTGGTGTTGGAATGTTTGCGATATTTATAACTTTGCTGATTATCGCATTTATTTTGTACTTTGCTTTTGTGCGTACGTTGACGAGTTAATCTCTTAAATATCTGAGTATATGTTGCGTTATTGATTGAAAAACAGTCTTTAACGCACGCTTTGCTTATTGTTGATTGACGTTGATACTTGCTCTAAGTGAGGTAGATACATACACTGCTTCATAACACTGAGGTTGGTTATGTTGTCTATCATTTCTAAACATAAAATTTTGCAGTCCAAGTATGGACCAAGACTTGACCGATTTTTTAATATTCTGGTCATTGTTATGATTTTGTCCTTTTTTATCGTTGGCTATAAAGCCTTATTGCGCCCAGTGAACAATCTACAAGTTGATCATGTAGTTCAGTTGTCTCTACAAGCAAGCCACCCTAAAACCCAGTTGATGGCAAAAGAAATCTTAAGTCATCCTCAGATTCAAAAAATTAGTTATTTACGGCTTATGCATGCATATCAATTTGAATCAAATCGGATCAAACAATACCCAGCGATGGCACAAGAAGATGAGTAGTTTTAAACCACCATTTCTAATGATAAATGAATGGTTTATGCCAATCGGGAAAATGAAATCAATTTGTGCTAGACTGACGATCTTTTAAAAGCTGCTTTATTCTCAAGGAATCGACATGCAACAGCAATCGAATATGCAAAATAAATTCTTGATAGATGCTGACATCGGTGATGATGATGTTACATTGCCGAGTTTACCTGCTGTCGATGTTCCCATTATCGAACCTGTTGCAAAAACTGTTGAAAATACGCCACCAGTCATAGCTGAAGAAGTTGTACCTGCAGCTGAAGGAGAGAAATCAACAGGTTTCTTTGGTCGTATGAAAGATGGTTTAACCAAAACACGTCGTAGTTTTACTGACGGTATGGTAAACATTTTGATTGGCGGTAAAGAAATTGATGATGAATTATTAGAAGAAGTTGAAGAGCAATTATTGGTTGCTGATATTGGTGTTGATGCAACTAAAACGATTATTGCAAACTTGACAGAACGAACAGCGCGTGGTGATTTGATTTATTCACACGCATTGTATAAAGCTTTGCAAGAAGAATTAGTTGCATTGCTTGCTCCGCGAGTTAAACCCTTACATATTGACCCAAATAAATCCCCTTATGTAATTCTTATGGTCGGTGTAAATGGTGTGGGTAAAACGACAACCATTGGTAAACTTGCAAAACGCTTACAGGGTGAAGGTAAGAAAGTGATGTTGGCTGCGGGTGATACTTTCCGTGCGGCTGCCACAGAGCAATTACAAATTTGGGGAGAGCGTAATGACATCCCTGTTGTTGCTCAAGGTCATGGGGCTGATAGTGCCTCAGTGATTTTTGATGCTTTTGAAAGTGCTCGTGCTAAAGGGATTGATGTCTTGATTGCAGATACGGCTGGCCGTTTGCAAAATAAAGCAAATCTTATGGAAGAGCTTAAAAAAGTAAAACGCGTAATGCAGAAGATTGATGCAACTGCACCACATGAGATTATGTTGATTGTTGATGCGGGTACAGGTCAAAATGCGATTAACCAAGTGCAATTGTTCGATGAAGCAGTTGGATTAACGGGCATTACAATTACCAAATTAGATGGTACAGCAAAAGGTGGCGTGCTTTTCAATATTGCAAGCCGTACTCATGTCCCGATCCGTTATATTGGTGTGGGCGAGAAGATTGACGACTTACGTCCATTTTCAGCTAAGTCATTTGTAGCAGCTTTGTTTGAAACAGATAAGTAATCACAATGAATGCTAAAAAAGGCCCCATATAAATGGGGCCTTTTTTATAGACTAAAAATCATAGTATTGTTTCAAAAACGAAACGATCTGTTATGTTTTTTGGACTATTACAGGAAAATGAGTCGTTATACACTACATTCAATCCAAGATAACTCCCATCGGGTACAGGTAGGAATAACAACATGAGTAACTTTTTAAATAGCATCAAAGCACGCCGTACAATCTATGCCATTGGTAAAAATGTTTCTGTTGATCAAGCAACAATTGAAGAAACCATTCGTGAGGCTGTAAAGCAAAGCCCATCATCTTTTAACTCACAAACCTCGCGTGTTGTGACTTTATATGGTGCGTCACATACAAATTTCTGGAATATTGTGCGTGAAACATTACGTAAAATCGTACCAGCTGAAGCATTTGAAAGCACCAATGCAAAAATTGATAGTTTTGCTGCTGGCTTTGGTACAGCACTATTTTATGAAGATCAAGATGTTGTAAAAGGTTTACAAGAACAATTTGCATTGTATGCAGATAACTTCCCAGTATGGTCAGAGCATTCAAGTGCCATTGCACAATTTGCGACCTGGACTGCGTTAGCTGAAATGGGTATCGGTGCTTCATTGCAGCATTACAACCCAATCATTGACGAAGAAGTTGCAGAAACTTTTGCTATTCCAGCAAACTGGAAATTGCGTGCTCAGCTTGTATTTGGTTCAATTGAAGCACCAGCAGGTGAAAAGACCTATATGGATGATGCAGCACGCTTTAAAACTTTTAACTAAGTATTAAGTGGTTGTTAAATAAGAAGGGCGCTTGATGCGCTCTTTTTTTTGCAATAAGAAAAATAGTAAGATTGGACACAAGTGGTATGGTCTTTGACGGCAAATATGAGGTATATATTACTTGATGGTAAAAGGCTTAAGACAGGTCATTCGCCTTGTTGTCATAAAATAGTCATAATCTCGTAGCATAGTGCATACGGTTTCATAAATAGTTTATATCGAGAAAAGTCTAATGTCTTTAAGAGTTGGTATTGCTGCTTTAGGGTTGTTATTTAGTGGTTCCGTTTTTTCAGCGGTTACAATCACCGCGCCTGAAGAAATTGTTATTGTTGCGGTAAATGGTCAAGAAGTAAATTCTGGTTTATTACCTTCAAGTAAAAATAACTATCAAGTTGATGCCGGTGACTTAACTCTTAATGTTCGATATCGCGAGTATTTTGAGCATTTAAGTGGTGAGCATGACATCGTGAGATCGGGTGTTGTAACTATTCAAGCTCCAAATTTAAAAGATAACCAAAGCTATCGCTTGGGTTTGGTCAATGCTCCAAAAGACTTTGAAGCTGCAAAAAAATATGCCGAACAGCCTACAGTTGCACTTTATGATCAAAATAAGAAATTGATCGTACAACAAACTGGTGCTAATAATGAGGCAAAACCTTGGTTCACTGGTAATGGCTTGTTAAGCCGTACACTTGATCTAACTCAAAAGAATAAAAATAATACCGCTAATCAGCCAGCAGCTGTATACGCAGGTGCAAAGCCAACAATAGAGCCTGTCGCACCAATTTTAACAACATCCAGTACGGCTAATAGAACAACCACTGATCAGCAATTGATTGAGTTGTGGCAAAAAGCTTCTAAAGCAGAGCGTCAAAAATTTATGACATGGTTAGCTGGTCAAAGTAACTAACCTATTTATTTATAGTTTTGTGAGGCCGATGTTATCATCGGCTTTTTTATTGAAAAGATATAATGAAGAAATGATGAGCTTAAAAGTTAGAAGGTGATAAACACATCTTTCTATATTTTGATGCGGAAGTTGGCTTACCTCTGACACTTATTCAACTTGTTGAATTAAGAAATTAAGATATACATTGTAATTACATATAAATTTCATTGTATGTAGCTAGTATTAAAAAGAGGCATTTCGAATTTAATCCAAAATGCCTCTTTACTTGATCGTTGTATAAGCTTTAATTACCGACCCAAATATAATAGCCTAAAATCATGAGTGGCCATGCAACATATGGACTGAATAACCATTTCCATAACCAAAACTTGGGAATAAATCCTACACCATGAATAAAGCCACCAGAAATTCCAATCATCACTAACATCAGTAGACTATGATTGTAATGCCCGTTAGCATCTAACATTAATGCAGGATGTACTAATAAAATAGCTGCGAGTGGCAATGCCAACAGAAACGAAATGGTCATTGCAAATATATGCGCTTTACTATTTTTCGGTGTTGCCATTGCTTTTGCCATTTTAGGATTCCTCATCTAGATTTTGATGATGTTCGATATATAGTGCACTGAGTACACCCGCAAAACATGCCATCAAAATGCCTAGGATCCATGCAAAGTACCACATCTCATTGCTCCTCAATCAGTACAAACTATGTGAATTTTCTTCAATGTGTTTGTTGGTAATAACGCCCCACATTTTGTAATAAGACCAAGAGGTGTAGATCAAAATGAGTGGAACAAAAATACAAGCAGCAACCGTCATCACTCCGAGCGTTTTATGGCTAGATACAGCATCCCACATTGTTAAACTAGAGGTTGGATCAATATTGGATGGTAACAGGAATGGGAATAGTGCAAATCCAGCTGTAAGAATCGCACCTACGATCATTAAGCTTGTGCCTGTAAAGGTAATAGCGGCTTTTTGTTTGCCTGCACTGATCAGTGCAAGTATTGCACCTAAAATGGCTGCAACAGGTGCGGCAATCGTGATTGGGTAGGTTGAGTAATTATTCATCCAGCCATGGTTTGCATTCGTCACAACTTCTTTTGCAAGAGGGTTGAGTGCGGCATTGGTGTCGATAGCAGTGGCATAGCTATAACCCTCAATACTGCCGAAGTATAACCATGCACCTGCTACAAGGAAGCAGGCAAGAAAAATAGCGGCCATCAGTTGTGTTGCTTTGGCAGAACGATGAAATAAATCTCCATCTGTACGTAACATCAACCATGAACCACCATGAGCGCAAAGCATGGATAAGCTCACAATACCGCAAACTAATGCAAACGGATTTAAGAGAGCAAAGAAGCTACCCGTATATTGGGAACGTAGAGTTTCGTCTAAACCAAATGGAACACCTAAGAACAAATTACCAAAAGCCACACCGAAGACTAAAGCAGGAACAGCACCACCTAAACATAACCCCCAATCCCATGACGTACGCCATTGTGTGTTTTCTAATTTAGACCGATAGTCAAAGCCAACGGGTCGTAGAAATAGTGCAAACAGGACCAGTAGTAATGCCCAATACATACCTGAAAAGGCAACTGCATAAACCATTGGCCATGCTGCAAATAACGCACCACCGGCGGTAATAAACCAAACTTGGTTACCATCCCAGTGAGGTGCAATAGTATTGATTGCAGCACGTCGTTCATTGTCTGTTTTACCGACAAATGGCATCAGGGCCATTGCCCCCATGTCGAAGCCATCGGTGAGTGCAAAGCCGATAAGCAATACACCAACCAATACCCACCAAATAATTTTGAGTAATTCATATTCGATCATGGTTGAGCCTCCACTGATTTTGCTTCAAGTTTTTCAAAGTGATACTTACCAGTGTGTAAAGAACTTGGACCTAGACGTGCAAACTTGATCATCAAATACATTTCGATGATGAGAAGAACTGTATAGAAAGCAGCGAGAGCGATAATCGACCCCCATACATCACCTGCGCTGATACTAGATGCAGACAAGTGTGTTGGCAAAATTTCACCAATTGACCACGGTTGACGACCACCTTCAGCAACATACCAACCTGTTTGAGCCGCAATCCATGGTAGTGGGAGAGAGAATAATGCAAATTTGAGTAACCATGGTTTATCTTCAGCATTGCGTTTAGCCACTGCCCAAGTTGCCAAGATGAAGAGTAGAAGCATCAAAAAGCCAGAAGCAACCATAGCACGGAATGAAAAGAACAAAGCTGCAACATTTGGAATGGTATCTTTGGTCGCTGCCTGAATGTGAGCTTCAGTTGCATCAACAACATTTGGCGTATATTTCTTTAATAAAAGGCCATAACCAAGGTCTTTCTGATTTTGCTCAAATGATGCAAGTAACTCTGGTGAGCGATCACCCGCACGTAGTTTTTCTAATTCGCTATATGCCACCATACCGTTACGAATACGTACCTCATGTTGTTTCATGAGATCATGAATACCCGTTACTTCTTTGTCAGTGGAACGTGTAGCAATAATGCCCATGACATAAGGGATTTTAATGGCATAGTCAGTCCGCATTTTTTCTTGGTTTGGAATACCAAATAAGGTGAATGCAGCAGGTGCTGGTTCTGTATGCCATTCAGCTTCAATAGCCGCAAGTTTAGTTTTCTGAACATCACCGAGTTCATAACCTGATTCATCACCGAGTAAAATGACAGATAAAGTAGATGCTAAACCAAAGATAGCTGCAATAGCGAAAGAACGACGTGCAAAAGGTAAATCCTGTTTTTTCAATAAGTAATAGCTAGAGATCGCTAAAACAAAGATGGCGCCAGTCACATAACCAGCAGATACAGTATGTACAAATTTAACCTGAGCGACTGGGTTGAAAATCAAGGCTGCAAAGTCTACGAGCTCCATACGCATAGTTTCATAATTAAATGCAGCGCCGACTGGGTTTTGCATCCAACCATTTGCGATCAGGATCCATAATGCAGACATATTAGAACCGATTGCGACTAACCAAGTTACTCCTAAATGCTGAAATTTTGAGAGGCGATCCCAGCCAAAAAAGAATAATCCAATAAAGGTAGATTCTAAGAAGAAAGCCATTAAGCCTTCAATTGCCAGCGGTGCTCCGAAAATATCCCCGACATAGTGAGAGTAATATGCCCAGTTCGTTCCAAACTGGAATTCCATCGTTAGTCCAGTGGTGACACCTAAAGCAAAATTAATCCCAAAAAGTTTTCCCCAAAACTTGGTCATATCTTTATAAATTTCCTTTCCGGAAATCACATAGGTGGTTTCCATAATGGCAAGGATAAAAGCAAGACCTAAAGTTAAAGGGACAAAAATGAAGTGATACATCGCAGTCATTGCAAATTGGAACCGCGAAAGATCGACCACGCTTTCAGAAATCATCAACGTGTCTCCTGAGTGTTGGATAAGTTACCAGCAATACGCTCGGCAACTTGATTGTTAAAATCTTTTGGAATTGTTGGTGCATCAAACCAGACGTGTTTAATTACCATGAGAAGGATTACTTTAATAATAAGGATAACCGTGATTTCTCGAATTAATCGCCGATTTGAGTTTTGAGAACTTGTGTTCATAAAACTGGATTCATATTAAAGTGAAGATATTTGTATTATTTACTAAATAAAAATAAAAATAAAATTTAAATGTATTTTAAATGAGTGTTTTGAAAAATACATATGATAATCAAGGTGATATATTTATTATGTTTTATTGTATAGTGATTCCTTATTAAAATAGTTGGTTATTTATTTTAAATCTGACTAAAATGCTTATATTTAAATAATTAATCCAAACTTAAATGGTTGGGTATCTGTTTTTAATGAAATTAATAAGTTGATTAAAATGGTGGGTATTTAATAAATTTTAATTTTTACATAGAGTTGTGTATCTGTACTTGAAAATGTACAGATTAGAGATTTAAAATGTTTTAAACCGAGTGAAATACTATGTTTTCTAGGAGAGAATAAATGAGAAAATTGTTTTGGCTATTTTTATAAGTTTGATCAGAGCTAAAAAAGCAACAAGAGAAGATGTTTTAGGATGTTTTATTGTTGTTTTTTGTAACATCAGGGTGGGTGAAATACGCTTTGGTCTCTTTAATCCGCTGTAAAGAGCTTATTTGAAGTGGATATTTTTTTTGCAAGATAGTGTGCATTTGATCTTTGACTTATTAATAACACTTGGGATTGTAGCTCTAACTCACCATACTCTGGTTCAACTTGTACATAATACAGCTGCCCAAATTCATCACGAACACGAGCTTGAGCGGAAAAACCCGGGCGTGCATTGCCTGTGGAGACTGTTGCTAAGCGACCGATAAGATTGGCATGGGTGTGAGTGACTTTAGGTTTAATGACTTGATCTAGGCAGTGAATCATAAAAACCGTAAAAAATATGTCGATAATTAATGCTGGAATAAATAAATAATAAGGGGAGATAAAATAATGTTGAATTGCAAAAAAAGAGAGTTCTAAAAAATAGCCTGCAAAACTAAAGTTAATCAGTAAGAAAACAACGATGAGATATTTTGAAAATTTAACGTCTAAGAGAGGTGAGTTTAGAATCCATTCAGGAGTCAGTTTTTTCACTAAATAGCTTGGACGTAATCCAATCAAAATACCAATAGTTTCTGCTATGCTGAGCGCAATCAGAGCAACTACACTCATGTGAAAGGGCATCAAATAATAGTTTAGAAAAAACTCAGTCATAGCAGAATACTAATTTAAGAATTAATCAACAATATAAATACCACCATCAGAGTGGACTTCCAAATTAACTTTTTCAAGGAAGTCACCAAGACATGGTCCAGAAATACATTCACCAGTTTCAACTGAGAATAGTGCACCATGAGTAGAACATTGTATGTATTCACGATCTTGATCTAAGAACTGATTTTCTAAATACTCTAGTTCGGTTTGCAAATGTGGGCATACGTTTTGATAAGCGTAAAAACCACCATCCTTTTGAGTAATAAAAATAGTTGTCCCTTTCATTGTGTCAAACGCACGCGATTCACGTTCAGGGACTTCTTCAGTCATGCAAATCTTTTCCATGTTAAGCACATTCCTGTTGTGTGGTTTTAAACTGCTCAAAAAGTTTAGCGTAATGATCGACTGATAAACGTGGGCCAAATTGGGCAACAACTTCGCTTGATATCAAAATTGAAAGTTGTGCAGCCGCTTCTAGGCTCAGCCCTGCATTGATTGCATACAAGAACGCCCCAGAAAAAGCATCACCAGCGCCGTTAGCATCTACTGCTTCAACATGTCGACCAGCAACATGGAATTGTTGTGCTGGATCAATGATCATTGCACCATTTGCACCTTGAGTAATCACAATATGTTGATTTTTGATTTTTAAAACTTCAATAGCATCGTTGAGATTATCAGTCTCGCTAAACATCAACGCTTCTTGTTCGTTGCAAAACAATAAATCAACGCCATCACCCAATAGTTCTTCAAGCCCAGTACGAGCATATTGCACCATTGCTGGATCTGAAAGAGAAAGAGCGATCTTAACACCATGTTCTCTAGCGATTTGGCGCGCTTGTTTTACGGCTTCTCGTGCTGTTTCACTGGTTGATAGATAACCTTCAATATAAAGCCATTTAGCAGTTTTCAATGGTTCAAAATCAATTTGTTCATCTGATAGTTCAGCTGTGATACCTAAATAGGTTTGCATGGTACGCTCAGAATCTGGACTGATGAGTACCATGCATGTACCAGTGATACCTTCACTAATTGATTTTGCAGTGGTTTTAATGCCAGCTTCGTTTAAGCCATTTAAGTAAATTGAGCCAAGCTCATCGTTCCCAACGCGACAACCATAAAATGCACTGCCACCTAATGCGCTAAAGGCAACGGTTGTATTTGCAGCTGAACCACCACTTGCTTGTCCTTTATAAGTTTGCGTATCTTGTAGTTTTTGATATAAGGCAGATTGAGTCTCACCATCAGCTAACTGCATTGTGCCTTTTTGCAAAGTATGTTCTGTCAAGAACTCATTTGAGACTTTAAATTCTTGGTCTATGAGTGCATTCCCAATTGCAAAAAGATCAACAGTTACCAT is drawn from Acinetobacter suaedae and contains these coding sequences:
- a CDS encoding cytochrome ubiquinol oxidase subunit I produces the protein MISESVVDLSRFQFAMTAMYHFIFVPLTLGLAFILAIMETTYVISGKEIYKDMTKFWGKLFGINFALGVTTGLTMEFQFGTNWAYYSHYVGDIFGAPLAIEGLMAFFLESTFIGLFFFGWDRLSKFQHLGVTWLVAIGSNMSALWILIANGWMQNPVGAAFNYETMRMELVDFAALIFNPVAQVKFVHTVSAGYVTGAIFVLAISSYYLLKKQDLPFARRSFAIAAIFGLASTLSVILLGDESGYELGDVQKTKLAAIEAEWHTEPAPAAFTLFGIPNQEKMRTDYAIKIPYVMGIIATRSTDKEVTGIHDLMKQHEVRIRNGMVAYSELEKLRAGDRSPELLASFEQNQKDLGYGLLLKKYTPNVVDATEAHIQAATKDTIPNVAALFFSFRAMVASGFLMLLLFILATWAVAKRNAEDKPWLLKFALFSLPLPWIAAQTGWYVAEGGRQPWSIGEILPTHLSASSISAGDVWGSIIALAAFYTVLLIIEMYLMIKFARLGPSSLHTGKYHFEKLEAKSVEAQP
- the ftsY gene encoding signal recognition particle-docking protein FtsY, with protein sequence MQQQSNMQNKFLIDADIGDDDVTLPSLPAVDVPIIEPVAKTVENTPPVIAEEVVPAAEGEKSTGFFGRMKDGLTKTRRSFTDGMVNILIGGKEIDDELLEEVEEQLLVADIGVDATKTIIANLTERTARGDLIYSHALYKALQEELVALLAPRVKPLHIDPNKSPYVILMVGVNGVGKTTTIGKLAKRLQGEGKKVMLAAGDTFRAAATEQLQIWGERNDIPVVAQGHGADSASVIFDAFESARAKGIDVLIADTAGRLQNKANLMEELKKVKRVMQKIDATAPHEIMLIVDAGTGQNAINQVQLFDEAVGLTGITITKLDGTAKGGVLFNIASRTHVPIRYIGVGEKIDDLRPFSAKSFVAALFETDK
- the cydX gene encoding cytochrome bd-I oxidase subunit CydX, which codes for MWYFAWILGILMACFAGVLSALYIEHHQNLDEES
- the cydP gene encoding cytochrome oxidase putative small subunit CydP; protein product: MNTSSQNSNRRLIREITVILIIKVILLMVIKHVWFDAPTIPKDFNNQVAERIAGNLSNTQETR
- a CDS encoding cyd operon YbgE family protein, which translates into the protein MAKAMATPKNSKAHIFAMTISFLLALPLAAILLVHPALMLDANGHYNHSLLMLVMIGISGGFIHGVGFIPKFWLWKWLFSPYVAWPLMILGYYIWVGN
- a CDS encoding nitroreductase family protein produces the protein MSNFLNSIKARRTIYAIGKNVSVDQATIEETIREAVKQSPSSFNSQTSRVVTLYGASHTNFWNIVRETLRKIVPAEAFESTNAKIDSFAAGFGTALFYEDQDVVKGLQEQFALYADNFPVWSEHSSAIAQFATWTALAEMGIGASLQHYNPIIDEEVAETFAIPANWKLRAQLVFGSIEAPAGEKTYMDDAARFKTFN
- a CDS encoding Rieske (2Fe-2S) protein encodes the protein MTEEVPERESRAFDTMKGTTIFITQKDGGFYAYQNVCPHLQTELEYLENQFLDQDREYIQCSTHGALFSVETGECISGPCLGDFLEKVNLEVHSDGGIYIVD
- the cydB gene encoding cytochrome d ubiquinol oxidase subunit II encodes the protein MIEYELLKIIWWVLVGVLLIGFALTDGFDMGAMALMPFVGKTDNERRAAINTIAPHWDGNQVWFITAGGALFAAWPMVYAVAFSGMYWALLLVLFALFLRPVGFDYRSKLENTQWRTSWDWGLCLGGAVPALVFGVAFGNLFLGVPFGLDETLRSQYTGSFFALLNPFALVCGIVSLSMLCAHGGSWLMLRTDGDLFHRSAKATQLMAAIFLACFLVAGAWLYFGSIEGYSYATAIDTNAALNPLAKEVVTNANHGWMNNYSTYPITIAAPVAAILGAILALISAGKQKAAITFTGTSLMIVGAILTAGFALFPFLLPSNIDPTSSLTMWDAVSSHKTLGVMTVAACIFVPLILIYTSWSYYKMWGVITNKHIEENSHSLY
- a CDS encoding adenosine kinase, whose translation is MVTVDLFAIGNALIDQEFKVSNEFLTEHTLQKGTMQLADGETQSALYQKLQDTQTYKGQASGGSAANTTVAFSALGGSAFYGCRVGNDELGSIYLNGLNEAGIKTTAKSISEGITGTCMVLISPDSERTMQTYLGITAELSDEQIDFEPLKTAKWLYIEGYLSTSETAREAVKQARQIAREHGVKIALSLSDPAMVQYARTGLEELLGDGVDLLFCNEQEALMFSETDNLNDAIEVLKIKNQHIVITQGANGAMIIDPAQQFHVAGRHVEAVDANGAGDAFSGAFLYAINAGLSLEAAAQLSILISSEVVAQFGPRLSVDHYAKLFEQFKTTQQECA
- a CDS encoding OB-fold-containig protein; this encodes MTEFFLNYYLMPFHMSVVALIALSIAETIGILIGLRPSYLVKKLTPEWILNSPLLDVKFSKYLIVVFLLINFSFAGYFLELSFFAIQHYFISPYYLFIPALIIDIFFTVFMIHCLDQVIKPKVTHTHANLIGRLATVSTGNARPGFSAQARVRDEFGQLYYVQVEPEYGELELQSQVLLISQRSNAHYLAKKISTSNKLFTAD
- a CDS encoding YccT family protein, producing the protein MSLRVGIAALGLLFSGSVFSAVTITAPEEIVIVAVNGQEVNSGLLPSSKNNYQVDAGDLTLNVRYREYFEHLSGEHDIVRSGVVTIQAPNLKDNQSYRLGLVNAPKDFEAAKKYAEQPTVALYDQNKKLIVQQTGANNEAKPWFTGNGLLSRTLDLTQKNKNNTANQPAAVYAGAKPTIEPVAPILTTSSTANRTTTDQQLIELWQKASKAERQKFMTWLAGQSN
- a CDS encoding SEL1-like repeat protein; translation: MIQHFTQHELEHVYANAVNTIQSQKNFQDAVKDLEQVAQAGHGKAALFLAELYYQGFRVERDSLKAQYWQKMATLQA